A genomic region of Pyrus communis chromosome 14, drPyrComm1.1, whole genome shotgun sequence contains the following coding sequences:
- the LOC137714690 gene encoding uncharacterized protein: protein MEDDSDDDHRRQKASHSRRVMEAVGQIAKPRCAANFDRKRESRGKDLLENYFIRNSSKKMAALRMLTYEASADQVDEIVRMGKTTVLESLMRFCSAIEAMYTNEYLRTPTPRDIRRLLRKGEMRGFPDMIGIIDYMHWTWKNCLSAWQKAYGDRK, encoded by the exons ATGGAGGATGACTCAGATGATGACCATAGAAGGCAGAAGGCCTCACATTCTCGCCGTGTCATGGAAGCtgtgggtcagatagccaaacccagaTGTGCCGCAAACTTTGATAGAAAAAGGGAAAgccgaggtaaagatctcttggaaaattattttattcgCAACAGT AGCAAAAAAATggctgccttgcgaatgcttaCATATGaagcatctgcagatcaagtggatgagatcgtgaggatgggaaaaacaactgTTCTGGAGTCCttgatgcggttttgctctgcaattgaagccaTGTACACTAATGAGTACCTCCGGACacccacgccaagggacatacgaaggcttctgaggaagggtgagatgcgaggcttccctgACATGATTGGAATCATTGACTACATGCACTGGACTTGGAAAAATTGTCTAAGTGCGTGGCAAAAAGCTTATGGCGATAGAAAATGa
- the LOC137714691 gene encoding uncharacterized mitochondrial protein AtMg00810-like, with protein MWSDIVQFAASQKWPLRQLDVKNAFLHGDLQEKDSDTSLFVKTQGADVVILLLYVYDIIITGSSSFLITYQANGDLFISQSKYIQDLLKKAGLESCKPCSTPCKPHTQLLKDKGTPLPAPTMFRSLVGALQYLTFTRPDIAYVVNYACQFMPTPTDVHFSLVKRILRYLHGTAACGLNYSASSQLHLTAFSDAD; from the exons ATGTGGTCCGATATAGTACAGTTTGCTGCATCTCAAAAATGGCCTCTTAGACAAttagatgtgaagaatgcttttcttcacgGGGATTTACAAGAAAAAG ATTCTGATACTAGTCTTTTTGTCAAAACACAAGGTGCTGATGTAGTGATCCTTCTACTCTATGTCTATGATATTATCATTACTGGCTCTAGTTCCTTCCTG ATTACATATCAAGCAAATGGTGATCTGTTTATATCTCAGTCCAAGTATATTCAGGATTTGTTGAAAAAGGCTGGTCTTGAGTCTTGTAAACCTTGTTCCACTCCCTGCAAGCCTCACACTCAACTACTCAAAGATAAGGGTACACCATTGCCAGCTCCAACTATGTTTCGAAGTTTGGTGGGAGCACTTCAATATCTTACATTTACTCGTCCAGACATTGCATAtgttgtgaattatgcttgTCAGTTTATGCCTACCCCAACAGATGTTCATTTCTCCCTTGTTAAAAGGATCCTACGATATCTTCACGGCACTGCAGCTTGTGGTCTTAACTATTCTGCCAGTTCACAGTTACACTTGACAGCTTTTAGTGATGCAGATTAG
- the LOC137715981 gene encoding L10-interacting MYB domain-containing protein, whose translation MGTRARTGGDRLRTVWTPEMDRYFIDLMLEQVGRGNKFDDHLFSKRAWKHMTSLFNTKFNFPYEKDVLKNRHKTLRNLYKAVKILLHQRGFSWDETRQMVTADNNAWDGYIKVHPDARSFRIKTIPYYRDLCLIYGDAAFEEKGDNVPEESSHSSETGKTAATQPTNVNQDTAEALRDIIVGEDYGVTISEKCFDFRQHAITSVPEITASNRSRTYWQPPMDCYFIDLLQEQVQKGSRVDGVFRKQAWKEMIALFNTKFGFNYDMDVLKNRHKTLKRQYNVIKNLLELDGFSWDDKRHMVTADDYVWQDYIKEHTDARQFMTRPVPYYKDLCMICDPSLDDRDCYSGQGVEQQNQVEGAKFCGALTSLQSASTSVSAEDDVVEVQESSLMSHKKRRQLENCSNQAHPKRSREADGGMASALHEMASAVSSLSDKKRNDGNMNSGSIESVIEAIQALPDMDEDLVLDACDLLEDENKAKTFMALNVKLRKKWLTRKLRPQLAT comes from the exons ATGGGTACCCGTGCCCGAACCGGTGGTGATCGCCTGAGAACGGTCTGGACCCCTGAAATGGATCGATATTTCATTGATCTCATGTTAGAGCAAGTTGGCAGAGGAAATAAATTTGATGATCATTTATTTAGCAAGCGTGCCTGGAAGCATATGACATCCTTGTTCAATACAAAATTCAACTTCCCCTATGAAAAAGATGTTCTGAAAAATCGGCACAAAACACTAAGGAATTTGTACAAGGCTGTAAAAATCCTCCTTCATCAGAGGGGATTCAGTTGGGATGAAACGCGACAAATGGTGACTGCTGATAATAATGCCTGGGATGGATATATTAAG GTACACCCAGATGCACGGTCATTCAGAATAAAAACCATCCCTTATTACCGTGATTTGTGTTTGATATATGGCGACGCAGCATTCGAAGAGAAAG GTGATAATGTTCCCGAGGAGTCATCACATTCAAGCGAGACTGGTAAAACAGCGGCCACACAGCCGACGAACGTTAATCAGGACACAGCAGAGGCTCTTCGTGATATCATTGTTGGTGAGGATTATGGAGTCACTATCTCAGAAAAATGTTTTGATTTTAGGCAGCATGCTATTACAAGTGTTCCTGAAATCACTGCTAGTAATCGCTCCAGAACTTACTGGCAGCCGCCCATGGACTGTTATTTCATTGACCTTTTGCAAGAACAGGTGCAGAAAGGCAGCAGGGTTGATGGTGTGTTTCGTAAACAAGCTTGGAAGGAGATGATTGCATTATTCAACACTAAGTTTGGCTTTAATTATGATATGGATGTTCTTAAAAATCGGCACAAAACTCTGAAAAGGCAATATAATGTTATAAAGAAtctacttgaattagatggcttTAGTTGGGATGATAAGCGCCATATGGTGACAGCTGATGATTATGTTTGGCAAGATTATATTAAG GAACATACTGATGCACGGCAGTTCATGACCCGACCTGTCCCATATTATAAAGATTTATGCATGATATGTGATCCAAGTCTTGATGACAGAGACTGCTATTCAGGTCAAGGTGTagagcaacaaaatcaagttgaGGGCGCCAAATTCTGTGGAGCATTAACTAGTCTTCAGTCTGCATCTACATCAGTTTCCGCCGAGGATGATGTTGTTGAGGTGCAGGAGTCGAGCCTTATGTCCCATAAGAAAAGGCGTCAACTAGAAAACTGCTCAAATCAGGCTCATCCAAAAAGATCCCGAGAAGCAGATGGTGGCATGGCTAGTGCTCTTCATGAGATGGCATCTGCTGTTTCATCGCTGTCAGATAAGAAGAGAAATGATGGGAACATGAACTCTGGCTCAATAGAAAGTGTGATTGAAGCAATACAAGCATTACCAGACATGGACGAAGACCTCGTGTTAGATGCTTGTGATTTGCTAGAGGATgaaaacaaggcaaaaacatttATGGCATTGAATGTTAAATTACGAAAGAAGTGGTTAACGAGGAAGCTTCGGCCGCAGTTGGCAACGTAG